Genomic DNA from Desulfonema ishimotonii:
CGGAATAGATATCCACTTCCAGGAACACGGAAAGGGCATTGACCACGGAAATCCCCACACCGTGAAGGCCGCCGGAAACCTTATAGGAATCCCGGTCAAACTTGCCGCCGGCGTGCAGCTTGCTCAGCACCACCTCAACGGCAGGCACGCCCTCTTTCTCGTGAATTCCCACAGGGATGCCCCGCCCGTTGTCCGTGACACTGACGCTGTTATCCGGGTGGATACTGACATTGATGGTATCGCAGAACCCGGCCATGGCCTCGTCAATGCTGTTGTCAACCACCTCGTAGACCAGATGGTGAAGCCCCTCGACATCCACATTTCCGATATACATGGACGGCCTTTTCCGAACCGCCTCAAGCCCCTCAAGAATCTTTATGTTATCCGCACTGTAATTGTTTTCCGGTTTCATATTCACAGTTCCCATCACTTTTGCTTTATTGTATTACAGGCGTATCAGAGAAAAACGGGATCTCCTTATATATTATCCCGTCCTTTTCCTACAAAGCCTGTTACAGGAATACCCGATCAGATATTTTAAAACTCAGGATACCGGACGATGGTTCGCCCTGTATCTCCATGTGTCATCTTTGAAATATTATATGATATCACATCCGAATGAAAGAAAATTTCTTTATGATCTGCACATGCGGTTGGAAGCCCGGCTGATATTTCCGGAGGTCATACCAGTTCAGCATACCGGGCTGCGTCAAGACACAGCCCCTTTATCTTTGATTGCCTCATTGTTATATCTGTAATCACCTGAAACAGCGCTTCTAAAAATTTTGCATCATCCTGAATGGTATAGCCATTCCGACTGCAATACCGGGTATAACAATAAAACAGCTCCTCTTTTGATATCTCACAATCCGACCCGATAATGCACATATCTTCGACAAAACACCCAACGGCCTGCATGGGCGTCGGGGAGTCCGATTCCGACTTCTCGTTTTTTATCCCTTTCCCGCTCTTTTCACCGGTAAGAATCGGCAGCTCAAGCTGTTTTGCCGCCTCTGATTCCCCACGGGTTCCCCCGTTCGATGTATTTTGAATCGGCAGTTCAAGCTGCTTTTCAGGACGTTTGAACAGGTTTTTCGCATCCATAATCTCAATACAGTCATAGCCCGTTGCCTTTCTGACCGCCCGGTTCGCGCTCAGGGCCGCCCGGTGTCCCTCAATACCAAGCGTCTGGGCAATCTGCATTGCGGCTGTCATTTTGGATGCCAGCATTTCAAGCGGAATGTCACACTCCGGCTCCGCAGGCTTTAATTGCGTCTCGACAGGCATCAGCATTCCCTCTGCCCTTAACCGCTCTTCATGGGCAGTGAAGTAACTCTGAACCAGGGCGCGCTGGATTTTCCAGGCCAGATCGTCCTTAAAGGGCTTAACTATCATCAGATACCCGGATTCCGTGATAAATTTAATCGAATTCCGCTGGCCCTTATCTCTGCTGTTTGTGTAACGGACCGTGCTGATTTCATCAGAGGAAATCTCATTACGAACGGCGGCATCCTCATGACCATCCGCTATTTGTTCCCATTCCTCATACGGCACTTCAAAAAAATCAATATTTTCAATAAACCTGTTTCTGTGCCGATTAAATGCTTTCCGGGCAGTACCTTCAGGCCTCTGGTGCAGCTCATCAATCATTCTGAGAGTAACAACCGGCTGATTGCGGTATTTCATCCGCTCGATTTCTTTACCTTCAATATTTACGATCATCTCTTGTGACATGAAAAAACTCCTGAATATGAAAACGCAAATTCCGTGGCCGCAGCCTTTTTGTTTTCTTTTATAAATAACAAAACCTTACAACTTTCCATGGACGGCGGTCCGTTTTCGTTTATCCATAAATAACAGACCTTTACAAACTTCCATGGACGGCGGTCCATGAGGCTGCGGACGGCGGTCTCTTTCTTTCACCCGGCCACGGATTCCACGGACGGCGGTCCGCAGCCCAATAAGCGACAATCCGCTTTTCATATAAATAACAGACTCTTACAACTTTCCATGGACGGCGGTCCGTTTTCGTTTATTCATAAATAACAGACTCTTACAAACTTCCATGGACGGCGGTCCCTGAGCCTGCGGACGGCGGTTCCCGGTCCCGAAGATGACAATCCCTTTCTTTTTTATAAAATAACAAAAGGTTGCGGATTCCATGGACGGCGGTCCGAAGCTCGGCAAGCGCAAACCCGCTTTTCATATAAATAACAGAATCTTACAACTTTCCATGGACGGCGGTCCGTTTTCGTTTATTCTTAAATAACAGACCTTTACGGACTTGCGTGGACGGCGGTCCCTGAGGCTGCGGACGGCGGTCTCCGGCTCCGAAGACGAAAAACCCTTTCTTTTTTTAAAATAACAACCGGTTGCGGATTCCACGGACGGCGGTCCGCAGCCCGATGAACCACAATCCGCTTTTAATATAAATAACAGAGTGTTACAACTTTCCATGGACGGCGGTCTGTTTTCGTTTATTCATAAATAACAGACTCTTACAAACTTCCATGGACGGCGGTCCCTGAGCCTGCGGACGGCGGTTCCCAGTCCCGAAGATGACAATCCCTTTCTTTTTTATAAAATAACAAAAGGTTGCGGATTCCATGGACGGCGGTCCGAAGCTCGGCAAGCGCAAACCCGCTTTTCATATAAATAACAGAATCTTACAACTTTCCATGGACGGCGGTCCGTTTTCGTTTATTCATAAATAACAGACCTTTACGGACTTGCGTGGACGGCGGTCCCTGAGGCTGCGGACGGCGGTTCCCGGTCCCGAAAATGAAAAACCCTTTCTTTTTTATAAAATAACAAACGGTTGCGGATTCCACGGACGGCGGTCCGCAGCCCAATAAGCGACAATCCGCTTTTTATATAAATAACAGAATCTTACAACTTTACGTGGACGGCGGTCTGTTTTCGTTTATTTATAAATAACAGACTCTTACAAACTTCCATGGACGGCGGTCCCTGAGCCTGCGGACGGCGGTTCCCGGTCCCGAAGATGACAATCCCTTTCTTTTTTATAAAATAACAAAAGGTTGCGGATTCCATGGACGGCGGTCCGAAGCTCGGCAAGCGCAAACCCGCTTTTCATATAAATAACAGAATCTTACAACTTTCCATGGACGGCGGTCCGTTTTCGTTTATTCTTAAATAACAGACCTTTACGGACTTGCGTGGACGGCGGTCCCTGAGGCTGCGGACGGCGGTCTCCGGCTCCGAAGACGAAAAACCCTTTCTTTTTTTAAAATAACAACCGGTTGCGGATTCCACGGACGGCGGTCCGCAGCCCGATGAACCACAATCCGCTTTTAATATAAATAACAGAGTGTTACAACTTTCCATGGACGGCGGTCTGTTTTCGTTTATTCATAAATAACAGACTCTTACAAACTTCCATGGACGGCGGTCCCTGAGCCTGCGGACGGCGGTTCCCGGTCCCGAAGATGACAATCCCTTTCTTTTTTATAAAATAACAAAAGGTTGCGGATTCCATGGACGGCGGTCCGAAGCTCGGCAAGCGCAAACCCGCTTTTCATATAAATAACAGACTCTTACAACTTTCCATGGACGGCGGTCCGTTTTCGTTTATTCTTAAATAACAATCTGTTACAAACTTCCATGGACGGCGGTCCCTGAGCCTGCGGACGGCGGTCTCTTTCTTTTACCCGGCTGCGGATTCCACGGACGGCGCTCCGCAGCCCAATGAACGAAAATTTGCTTTTAATATAAATAACAGAATCTTACAACTTTCCATGGACGGCGGTCTGTTTTCGTTTATTCATAAATAACAGACTCTTACAACTTTCCATGGACGGCGGTCCCTGAGCCTGCGGACGGCGGTTCCCGGTCCCGAAGATGACAATCCCTTTCTTTTTTATAAAATAACAAAAGGTTGCGGATTCCATGGACGGCGGTCCGAATCTCGGCAAGCGCAAACCCGCTTTTCATATAAATAACAGACTCTTACAACTTTCCATGGACGGCGGTCTGTTTTCGTTTATTCATAAATAACAGACTCTTACAAACTTCCATGGACGGCGGTCCCTGAGCCTGCGGACGGCGGTTCCCGGTCCCGAAGATGACAATCCCTTTCTTTTTTATAAAATAACAAAAGGTTGCGGATTCCATGGACGGCGGTCCGAAGCTCGGCAAGCGCAAACCCGCTTTTCATATAAATAACAGAATCTTACAACTTTCCATGGACGGCGGTCCGTTTTCGTTTATTCATAAATAACAGACCTTTACGGACTTGCGTGGACGGCGGTCCCTGAGGCTGCGGACGGCGGTTCCCGGTCCCGAAAATGAAAAACCCTTTCTTTTTTATAAAATAACAAACGGTTGCGGATTCCACGGACGGCGGTCCGCAGCCCAATAAGCGACAATCCGCTTTTTATATAAATAACAGAATCTTACAACTTTACGTGGACGGCGGTCTGTTTTCGTTTATTTATAAATAACAGCCTGTTACGGACTTACGTGGACGGCGGTCCCTGAGGCTGCGGACGGCGGTCTCTTTCTTTTACCCGGCTGCGGATTCCATGGACGGCGCTCCGCAGCCCAATGAACGAAAATTTGCTTTTAATATAAATAACAGAATCTTACAACTTTCCATGGACGGCGGTCTTTTTTCGTTTATTCATAAATAACAGATCCTTACAAACTTCCATGGACGGCGGTCCATGAGGTTGCGGACGGCGGTCTCCGGCCCCGAAAATGAAAAACCTTTTCTTTTTTTTAAAATAACAGCAGTTTGCGGATTCCACCGACGCCGGTTTCCGGTCTCATGAACGACGGTCCGCTTTTAATATAAATAACAGAGTGTTACAACTTTCCATGGACGGCGGTCTGTTTTCGTTTATTCATAAATAACAGACTCTTACAAACTTCCATGGACGGCGGTCCATGAGGTTGCGGACGGCGGTCTCCGGCCCCGAAAATGAAAAACCTTTTCTTTTTTTTAAAATAACAGCAGTTTGCGGATTCCACCGACGCCGGTTTCCGGTCTCATGAACGACGGTCCGCTTTTAATATAAATAACAGAGTGTTACAACTTTCCATGGACGGCGGTCTGTTTTCGTTTATTCATAAATAACAGACTCTTACAAACTTCCATGGACGGCGGTCCATGAGGTTGCGGACGGCGGTCTCCGGCCCCGAAAATGAAAAACCTTTTCTTTTTTTTAAAATAACAGCAGTTTGCGGATTCCACGGACGGCGGTCCCCGGTCCCGTGAACCACAATCCGCTTTTCATATGAATAACAACACTTTACAACTTTACGTGGACGGCGGTCCGTTTTCGTTTATTTATAAATAA
This window encodes:
- a CDS encoding ORF6N domain-containing protein → MSQEMIVNIEGKEIERMKYRNQPVVTLRMIDELHQRPEGTARKAFNRHRNRFIENIDFFEVPYEEWEQIADGHEDAAVRNEISSDEISTVRYTNSRDKGQRNSIKFITESGYLMIVKPFKDDLAWKIQRALVQSYFTAHEERLRAEGMLMPVETQLKPAEPECDIPLEMLASKMTAAMQIAQTLGIEGHRAALSANRAVRKATGYDCIEIMDAKNLFKRPEKQLELPIQNTSNGGTRGESEAAKQLELPILTGEKSGKGIKNEKSESDSPTPMQAVGCFVEDMCIIGSDCEISKEELFYCYTRYCSRNGYTIQDDAKFLEALFQVITDITMRQSKIKGLCLDAARYAELV